The genomic region CGATCTGATGAATCAACGCGCTGCTGAAATCCCAATCGGTTCAGAGGGACTGATTGTGAACGAGTACTTCCAAGGTAATCGTACGCCCTACACCGACTCCAAAGCCCGTGGCTCAATCTGGGGACTAAGCCTGCACCACACGCCGGCACATATCTATCGTGCCATTCAAGAGGGAGTGTGCTACGGCACCGAACATATTTTGCGTCATATGCGTGAAGCCGGACTCACCGTGGATGAAATTGTTGCATGCGGTGGGGCAACAAAGAGCCGCCATTGGATGCAGATGCATGCTGATGTAACGGGTGTGCCTATCACGCTAACCGAAGTTGGTGATGCCGTGGTCTTAGGTTCATGCATGATCGCAGCTGTAGGTGCCGGAATCTACAGCGACCTCCAAGAAGCTGCCGATCAGATGGTGCATCCAGTTGAAGTTATTGAGCCCGATCAGCATAATCACGAGGCATACGCCTTCTATGTTGACCAGTACGCCAATACCTATCCCGCGTTACGCGAATTTGAACATGCTGTTGTTGATACGTTGGGGTAACGATGCGCGCAGTCGTCTTTGACGGGCCAGGGGACCTGAACCTCAAAGAGGTCCCCGATCCAGTCATGGGTCACCATGACATCCTGATCGCCCCAACCTGTACCACCCTTTGTGGCACTGATGTCCGTATTGTACGAGGTGAAAAAACAAGCGGGATACGAAAAGGCATCATCTTAGGACATGAGATTGCTGGGAAAGTCGTCGGGGTAGGCAGCGGTGTTACCGGATGGCAAGAAGGTGACCGCGTGAGCGTATTACCCCTCATCGGTTGTGGACGTTGCACACCGTGCGTGACAGGTAATCAGCAAATGTGCGTTCACCCAGAGCTTTTTTCCTATGACCTTGATGGTTCCTTGGCTGATCTGATGCTCATTCCTGAACGGGCACTGGCTCGTGGTTCAGTCGTACGTATCAATTCGTCTGTTCCTGCTCCTGCTGCAGCTTTAGCCGAACCGTTGGCCTGTATTCTTACCGGTGTTGCCGCCTGTGGGTTGACCCTTGGTGAAGATGTACTGATCCTTGGGGCTGGTCCCATCGGCCTATTGTGGACTCAAGTTGCAAAAGCTGCGGGTGCAAACCGGATCATCGTAACGAATCGGGGGTGGGAACGACGTAATTTGGCCCTCGCGATGGGGGCAACCCATGCGATTGATCCCACCGACATTGATCTCGCCGAAGCCGTCCATGAGCTTACAGATGGTAACGGTGTCGACTTGGCAGTTCTTGCTATCGGAGTACCGTCGCTGATGAATGATGCACTTCGATGCACAAAAAACCTTGGGCGCGTAAGTGCATTTGCGGGGTTCCCAAAAGATTCAACCGCCACTATTGATGCCAACCTGATTCATTACAATCAGATTGCCGTGTATGGAGCCTCTAATTCAGGTCCGTATCACCATCGACGGGCTGTTCAATTTATTGAATCAGGAGTGATCGACACCGCTCGACTCGTAACCCACAACTTTGGGCTTGATGCGATTCATCGTGCTTTGGAAGTTGTTGCTAACCGTGAAGGTGTCAAGGTAGCAATTACGCCATAACAACACGCAACCCAATGCAGGGTCTTGGTTATTTGCAAGACCCTACATTGGGTTCAATCGATTAGTCAGTCGGTGCTGATAGATGCAATGGCGGTCAGTGCAAGTGCCATTGATGTTGCCCCAGGGTCAGCATGCCCAAGTGACCGTTCAGCTAACGGACGGGCTCGACCGCGTTTTGGTCGCAACGCAACCGTTGACTCAGCGGCTTGGGTTGCGATGGTTGCCGCGTCTGTCCACGCGGTCACTAACCCCTTATCGGGTAGGGCTGCTGTGAGGGCATCGACAAAGGGGGAGAGGGCGTCCAACATGGTTTTATCACCGAGTGAAGCGCCACCACGATACTGAATCGCGTCACGCATAGCACGTATTGCAGTCACCGCGAGAGAAGGATCGAATGAATCAGCTTGATCATCAAAGACCTGGCCAAAGGCGGTGAGACCCGCACCCCACAGCGCGCCTGATGTTCCCCCCGCACGACTTCCAAAGGCGTCACCGGCAGCCGCCATCACTCCACCGATGCCGGCTCCATGATCACGAGCCGCTTGGGCAGCTTCTAGGGCAAAGGTAGAACCTTTAACCATGCCTCTTCCATGGTCTCCATCACCAGCGACCGTATCAAGGTCCGCAAGTTCACGTTCATGGGCACGCATGGTGCGCGCAATAGCATCGAGCGCCTCAACTGCCTTATTCGCGAGTTCTTGGGCGGCTGTTGACCCTTTACTTACCGCCGATGATGCGGTGTGAGTGGCTTGAACTTCACGACGGTTTCCAGCAAGATCGATACCACCTTTGCGATAGGCAGGTGTATTGGCCGGAGCACGCCAAAACTGTTCAAGTTCATCGTCGAGCCATGCGATCGTGAGGCTCAATCCAGCCATATCGAGGCTCGTTACTAATTCACCAACATCCGGGTCAACAATCGTGTATCCCGCATCACGCAGACGCTTGGCAACTTGGCCCCATACCACAAAAAGCTCTTCGTACTTTGTAGCACCCAACCCGTTAAGAATGACCGCGATACGGCCCGAGTGGGTCGTTGGAGCCTCCGCAAGACAGCGATCAACAAGGAGGTCTGCCACTTCACGGGCACTTGGCAGAGGTTCTTCACTAATCCCCGGCTCACCATGGATGCCAAGACCGACGCCCATTTTGCCGTCGGGTACGTGGAAGAGTGCATCAGGAGCCCCAGGCAAGGTACACCCATCCAGCCCTAAACCCATTGAGCGAGTAACCGTGTTGGCTTTAGCAGCAACCCTGACTACCTCATCAAGGTTGTACCCTGCTTCGGCAGCTGCGCTTGCACATTTAAAAACTATGCAATCACCTGCGATACCGCGACGTTGCTCAATCGCGTCTGGGCCAGCGCTGGCTACATCATCAGTGATATACAGTGTTTCAGCAGCAATACCCTCACTTCTCAGCCGGTCACGAGCCTCATCAAAGTTCAACACATCCCCGGCGTAATTGCCTGCCATGATGAGTACGCCACCACCAACATGAGCTGCGCTCGCAACTGAGTAACATTCTGTAGCTGAAGGACTTGTAAATACATTGCCTACAACGGCACCATCAGCATAGCCAGGACCAACCACCCCACAAAAAGCTGGGTAGTGGCCGCTGCCTCCGCCCACAATGACCGCCACTTTGCCTGCTGCAGGTGCTTGGGCACGGATACAGCCACCAGGGACACCGACAACCCATGGGCTAAAGGCGTCAAGGAAGCCAACAAGCATGTCATCGCTGAATGTTGCGGGATCATTAAATAACTTAGTCATATCGCTCCTTTCACATGGTCGTTAAATTGAACCATGTGATTGGATACGTAAGCGAAGCTGACCAGGTGAAAACTAGAAAAAACGGGCGGGGCTTCACCCTTGCGCGATGACGCGGCCGGCATGTACCCACGTAACGAGATCAGGATGCAAGGCTTGGGTGATACGACCATGTAAATCCACGAGTCGACGCGTCTCTGTACCCAACGGCACAAGACCCATACCAGGGACACCAGCAATAACAACAGTAGGTGCGATACGTTCTTTTGCGAGCTCACCAAATCGGCTTGCTTCGTCAATGAGCGATCGACTTCTCGCTATTTCATCCGTCGGATCAGCCTGATCCAACCCTAATTCATAGGCACGCTGACTTAACCAGGTATCAACTGCGTCTACAAGCACGGGAACATCAGGATCAATCTGATCAAATACGTGGGTGATATCAAACGTTTCTACGGTCAGCCAACGTTCATGACGTGCTTCTTGGTGCGCTTGGATACGTTGTTTCATACCGTCATCGAATGCGATACATGGGCAAATAATGACTGGTCGCAACCATTCTTCTGTGGCTGCTAAAACGGTCTTCTCAGCCCAAGCGGACTTTCCACTTGACTGGCCACCTACCACAAGGTGTAAGCGTACAGTCATTGCAGTTCCTGTCTTGTTACTGGAGTTAAGGTAAATCGTTGAAGATCGTCAAAACCGTATCCAAATCGTCTGGATGCGGTACGCCAATACGCCACCAGCCAGGCATACCTTGGCTGGTCAAATCTCGAACCTGGACCCCAAACGCCGACCGTAAGGTCTGCGAAGAGGTTGGAGTTTTGGGCTTTGTAAGAATCCAAGGGGTGTGTCCTTTGTGCGTTGGCCAGCCCTTCTGGGAAAGGACGGTAGCCAGCCGCTCGCCCATTCGCTGTAACGTGATATTACACTCTGTTACCCAGCTATCCGCTTCAGATGAAGCCTGTTCACGTAGGAACTGTTCTCCAGGTGTTGAACAAATCCAGGACATTTGGAGCGCTCGCAATTGTTCAGCAATTATTTTGGGTGCTCGTAACCAGCCCGCACGTAGTCCGGTGCAGCCATGAGCCTTATTTGGTGCGAATAGCAAGATTGACTGTTCGCTAAACGGCTTAAGGTGTATGACTGACGGTGCACACAATGGGGCATAGGCCATATCCCATACAATCCAGGTATCACGGTGATCAGCATCATCCTGGAGTTGTTCGCACCAATCGTTATCGCGCCATAGCCCATCGGGGCTTCCCGGCTGGGTGATAAATGCCACCCCCTTGGGGATGAGGGTGTATTCACCATCCTGGGGATGGCCAGGAAAGGGTGTTGTACTGCGATGAAAAAGGTCAGCAGCGCCGCCATATTCACCGAATCCAGGAACCGGGTATTGGACTGGTCCCGAACGAGCAAGTACGACCCGATAAATCAACTCTGTAGCACCAGCCCCGACCACGATTTCATCAAATGAAAATCCAGTGTGATGTGCGATAGCGTGACGGGTAGCAGCATATGACGGATCAGGATACGCACTGATTGGGGCCTGCATCGCCCTCATTGCAAACGGGGATGGACCGAGTGGGTTCGCATTAGTTGACAAATCAAAACGAACTGGAGGACCAGCGTCCGTACCCCCATGTATCACCGGCATGCGCGTGACCGCCAATAGGCTAAGGCGCCAGTAACGACTCCAATCATTGCACCACCAAGTTGCACCCGTTTAACCGCTTTTCTGATATCACCTTGAGCGGGCTCATGCCCAGAAGCATTGAGCGTATATACCCCAACTTTTTCAAGTCTGGTATCCAAGTAGTGCGCCATCACAGCCATTGGCCACCCGGCATTTGGAGACGGTGTTGCCGAGATATCCGGGCGTGCCTTGGCGATCAATCGCCACCCTTGGGCAAGGATAAGACCCGTCAATCGGGCTGGTATCACATTGGCCAGATCATCCATCCTTGCCGCCACCTTTCCTAGATATTCCCAACGCGAATCTCGATACCCAAAGCGTGCATCCGCAGTATTTATCCACCGATAGGCACTAGCTGCTGGTATCCCACCGATAGCCCACCAAAAGAGGGGAGCGGTGACGCTGTCAGAAAGGTTTTCAGCCAAACTTTCAATTGCGGCACCACGAACTTGGGCAGGCGTTAAGGCTGACGTATCTCGACTCACTAACATCGCAACCCGATCACGTCCGGCTTGCACATCGTCATCGAGGGCTTCTTCGACCGCCGATACTTCATCGACTAGCATCTTATGACTAAAGAGGGTCCACAATGCTATGGCTTGGACGGCACGAGGCGCTTTGGCAACCATGTATCCGGCTGTCGTACAGACGCTCAACCCCGCTATCCAACCCAGCCCTCCACGAAGAACTGGTAATGGAAGCGGTTCATCAGGACGCATGATGAAGCGCTCCACCTGGTCGGCGACCCATCCGATTGCAACAACAGGATGAACCGAAACAGGTGGTTCACCAATAATTTGGTCTAAGGTGATAGCGCCAAGTAAAACAGGCAACGGTGATGGTGGAGTTCCCATGGAGCTTAACCTATCTTCATACCAGAAGTGTTCGCCACTTATGCTGCCAGACAGAGGAGTTCTTATGAGTCGCCAACCCCAACCAAAAACTGAGAAACGATATCCACCACGAGCAACCCCACTCATTCTCGTAAATACTGGCACCGCAAAAGGAAAATCATCATCAAGTTTTGGAGTCCTATTACGTGCATGGGGACAGGGGTATCGGTGTGGTGTTTACCAGTTTTTGAAAAGTGGAAAATGGCCGCTAGGTGAGCGCAAAGCGGCAGAGCTCCTCAACGATGCTGAGCAAGGAGGCACCATCGACTGGTTCTCTTGTGGCGATGGATGGACTTGGACCAGTCGTGACATTACTGAAACCGAAGATCTTGCACGTGAGGGCTGGGAAGAAGTTAAACGTCGTATTGCTGATGAATCATACGAGTTTTTATTGCTCGATGAATTCACCTACCCGCTTCATTATGGCTGGGTTGACATGGATGAGGTTGTCGATGTATTTACGCATCGCCCTGGTTTTCAACACATCTTTATTACCGGACGTTACGCCCCTGACCGCTTGATTGAACTTGCTGATTTGGTGACTGAAATGCACCCGATCAAGCACCCATTGGAACGGGGCATAAAGGCCCAACCCGGTATCGAATGGTAAGTCCGTTCTCCAAGTGCCATGCACTGATCGGCGGCATTCTTTCGTCACATTTATTCAAATCCTTAAAGTGCCCGTCATGGGTGTCCGTACATATCGCCTGAACGGCATTATTTTGTTTCAAGGACACCCATGGCGACCACGCCTTCTACGCTTCGGATTCCAGTTACACTCGGTGCAGTGTTAGTCGTCCTTGCGGCTAGCAGCGTACTCCCTTGGGTTAGTAGCACGGCTATTCAGTACAGCCTGCTCACAATTATGTTTCTTTCCCTGGCCTATCGAGTGATAGTTGGCCCTGCTCGATTGGTCTATGGTGCTGCTTTTATAGCACTATCCATATTCTTCTTTTGGCAGATCTTTGCCTATACACTATTCCCACAATATAAGTTTATTATATCTAGCATTTCACCCATACTTGCCTATGGATTTACCATTTTTTGTGTAGAAATTGTCCAACACTTTCGCTGGAGAACAACACTATTTAATACTACATCAACAGCAATTTTGTTAGCCGCTCTTCTTTTTGTTCAACTTTGGGAAGGAGAATCCTTCAGAGCAACATTTATGTTCGCTGCAATGAACTATTTATTAGTAATATGGCTATTTGGAAAAGCACTTGAAATAAGACCTTGGTCAAAGAAGACACCACCAGGCATTCGAATGCTTGATACAGGGTTCATCTTTCTAACTGCAAGTACAGGTATTTATATCCTTGCACATGTCGCTCCAAACCATCCCATCTATATATGGTCAACCACCTATGGAATTGCAGATGTACTGGTTAATATCGCACTCGTCTGTATTGCGTTGACGGCTATTAGTGGATGTTCCTTAACGCTGCCACGTGATACTGTTGTTCGTTATGGTTTTGGGCAAGATATCACACTTGCCTTTGTACCGCTACTTCTTGGTATATCAGGTACATCATCTATCTCAGTCGTATCACAAGTCATTTTAGGAACAGCGGCACTCATTAGTACAGTCATGTTACTGGTTGAAATAGACAACTTACAGCATCGTCTTCATGTAACAAATAAGCGAGTGAAAAGCATTGCGATCACTGATCGTGTAACTGGCTTACCTAATCGTTATGCCTTACCAACCTTCGCCGATAATACGATCGTTAATGCTACTATTATCGATGTTATTGGCTTACGACTTGTCAATACAACGTATGGCTACGAAGTGGGTGATAATGTACTCAAAGAATTTGCCCAGCGTCTAATCGCCCGTGTTGAAGACCGCGGAATAGTACTTCGTAGTAGTGGAAATGAGTTTATCGTTCTATGGACTCGCAAAGTGCTTGATATTGAGAGCCGCTTACGATCAACTATTGCTATTCCTTATGAAATAGAAGATGAACGTATTTATCTGAGTCTTGAATGTGGGTTTTCAGATGCTGCGAATCAACCACTATCTGTACTTGTAAATGAAGCCTATCGGGCTAAAGAACGAGAACGGCAGGCATTGTAATGCCCATTCGACTTCTTCTTGTACAAAGCGCTATCTGTTTATTCTGGATTTTCTTTTTAGCCAGCGGTATCAATCCCATCAATCTTCCCCTCCTCATTGCCTTTGGTATGTGGCCGATCGTGGGGCTAATCAGTGATGCAAAGGTGCCAATACGAGACATTATTCCTATTCTTACGCTCCTTATTGTGGGGTATGCTGCCTGGCTTACTGGCTGGCAGCCAGAGAGTATTACGTTCACAGGTATTTCAACCATTATTTTTTTGCTTGCATGGATTGAAGGGACACGAAAGAACACCGAAACACAAGTAGGCGCGTTCTGTCTCGGACTTGTGCTCTATTCTCCACTCGCCATCATCACCATTTCAGCCATCTTTGGTGTCTTTTCTATTTGGCCGGCGGCTATGGGGTTAACGGTGCTTGGCGGCGCACTCATTTATGCCCTCCGAGATGGGTGGTCAGTCACAGCAGCAATAACCGGTGTGACGATTTTAAGAATAAACGGATTGGCGATGTTATTGCTCCCCGTGGCCTTTATCACGGATCCCACGTCAATCTATGGTGTCCACATACAGATTTTGGGTATTGGTGGGGCAGCCTCTTTAATCGTGATGACACGCCAACAACTGTTGTTCCGACGAAAATTGATTGCAGCAACATACGAACTCTCCACCTACATGCAGCGCGATCAACTCACGGGACTCTTTACGTGGGTGGGGTTGGTTGATCGTCTGAATGAATTGAAACGAGAGACTTGGTTTGTCATTTGTGTTGATATCAACGGTTTCAACGCAATCAATGTTGCACACGGGTTTGAAGTAGGTGACAACCTCCTTCGCCATATCGGTTCTGAACTACCTGGGCAATGGCCTCAAGCACTCCATGCACGGGTAGGTGGTGATTATTTTGTCTCCGTATTCCCAACGAATGATGGCGTTGATGCGCGCACGTACACCCAGGCGTTTGAAGCGATGGCATCAGCCTTTAACCCGGACATTACGGTTCGTGCAACCGCCGGACGTTCCTTGCCAGGGACGCAAGATGTAATCGAAGAACTCTTAGCTCAAAGCGATCTTGATATGGCTAAACGCCGGCTGGATATTCGAAAAGCGCCTCGCTTACGCACAACCTCATAAGCGTACACATGTTCGGACAATTATGATGGTCGTATGCTTGATCACTCAACGCCAATACCCGATTCATCTACCCGCACAATTACGGTACAAGGGGCGCGTGAACACAACTTACAAAATGTTGATTTGACCATTCCACGTGATGCCTTGGTCGTGTTTAGTGGGTTGAGTGGATCAGGCAAGTCGAGTCTGGCGTTTGACACGATTTATGCGGAGGGCCAACGTCGGTATGTTGAATCATTAAGCGCGTATGCTCGCCAATTCCTTGGCCAGATGGATAAACCTGATGTGGACTTTATTGAGGGGCTCAGTCCGGCGATCAGTATTGACCAAAAAACAACGAGTAAAAATCCACGCTCAACGGTTGGCACGATTACCGAAGTGTATGACTACCTTCGTTTGCTCTACGCCCGTATCGGCAAACCACATTGCCCTGAATGTAACCGCCCTATTACACAACAAAGTGCCCAAGAAATTGCTGACCAACTCTTGGCCTTTCCAGAGGGCACCAGATACCTGATTATGGCTCCTGTTGTGCGTGGTAAAAAAGGCAACCACCAAACGCTGATGGCCGATCTTTCAAGCAAGGGGTACGCCCGTGCTCGGGTTGATGGCGAGATTATTTCCTTAGCCGAACCGCCAGAGCTTGCTCGCTATGAACAGCACACGATTGAAGTTGTTTTGGACCGTCTTGTGGCTAAAGCGGGCATTGATCGCCGTGTCACCGATAGCGTTGAACAAGCCCTTGCCCTTGGTGATGGGCTCATTGCGGTTCAAACGGTGCCGCGTGACGATGATACGCCTGAGTCGTTTCTCTTTAGTGAACACCTGGCTTGCCCCTATGACGGGCTGAGCTTTGACAAGTTAGCCCCACGTTCTTTTTCCTTTAATACTCCATATGGGGCGTGTGCTGATTGTGATGGGTTGGGGATACGCAAAGAAGTTGACCCTGAGCTCCTTATTGCTGGAGAAGACACCCCGCTGAATGAAGGCGCAATCATTCCCTTTGATACGGGCATGACGAAACGGTACTTCGCTCAGGTAATGGCTGCGTTGGCCAAAGAATTGGGGTTTGATCCGGCAACACCCTGGAGTGAACTTGACCCTGATGTCCAACAGATTCTGCTTTATGGCTACGAACCAACCTTGACCGTTGCCATGAAGAATCGGTTTGGGCGCAGACGCACCTATTCAGCCAATTTTGAGGGCGCTATTCCGTGGGTAACGCGCCAATATCAAGAAACCGACGTGGACTCACGGCGCGAACGCTTTGAAGCCTACTTCCGGGACGTGCCCTGCACGTCATGCCATGGCGCACGTTTAGCCCCGCTACCACTTCATGTGCGTATCAATGACCACTCAATTGCAGATGTTGCCGATATGCCTATCAACGAATCGGTAGCGTTCTTTCAACAGCTCGTATTGTCTGACCGAGAGCGGCAAATTGCCGAACCGATTCTAAAAGAAATTAATGATCGCCTGGCCTTTTTGGCTGATGTGGGGTTGACCTATCTCACCCTTAGCCGGTCGGCTGGAACCTTGGCCGGGGGAGAAGCTCAGCGTATTCGCCTGGCTACGCAAATTGGATCAGGCCTTGTGGGATGTCTCTATGTGCTGGACGAACCCAGTATTGGGCTACATCAACGAGATAATGAGCGCCTCATTGGGACGTTGCTCCGCTTACGTGATCTTGGCAACACCGTATTGGTGGTTGAACACGACCGCGCCACCTTAGAACACGCTGACCATATCGTTGAAATCGGGCCTGGGGCAGGTGAACACGGGGGCACGATTGTCCACAACGGGTCGTTCGCTGAGCTGATGGAAAACCCCGCGTCGATTACGGCCAAACATCTCCGTGAAGAGCTCAGTGTGGTCGTCCCTGAGCAACGGCGACCAGTCAAGAAGAAGCACGCGATTCGGGTCGTTGGTGCGGCTGAACATAACTTGCAATCCGTTGACGTTGATTTCCCGCTCGGTGTCTTTTGTGCCGTAACCGGTGTCAGTGGGTCGGGAAAATCCACGCTGGTCAACGATATTTTGAAAGCCGTCTTACTGCGTGAATTGAATGGCACCCGTATCGTGCCCGGAAAGTTCAAGCGAGTGACTGGCTTAGACCTTGTAGACAAAGTGGTTGGCATTGATCAAAGCCCCATTGGGCGAACCCCACGTTCCAATCCCGTTACCTACACGGGAGCCTTTGACCACATTCGCAAACTATTTGCGGCTACCACAGAGGCAAAGGTTCGTGGGTACCAACCTGGGCGCTTTAGTTTTAACGTCAAGGGTGGTCGGTGCGA from Stomatohabitans albus harbors:
- a CDS encoding zinc-binding dehydrogenase, which gives rise to MRAVVFDGPGDLNLKEVPDPVMGHHDILIAPTCTTLCGTDVRIVRGEKTSGIRKGIILGHEIAGKVVGVGSGVTGWQEGDRVSVLPLIGCGRCTPCVTGNQQMCVHPELFSYDLDGSLADLMLIPERALARGSVVRINSSVPAPAAALAEPLACILTGVAACGLTLGEDVLILGAGPIGLLWTQVAKAAGANRIIVTNRGWERRNLALAMGATHAIDPTDIDLAEAVHELTDGNGVDLAVLAIGVPSLMNDALRCTKNLGRVSAFAGFPKDSTATIDANLIHYNQIAVYGASNSGPYHHRRAVQFIESGVIDTARLVTHNFGLDAIHRALEVVANREGVKVAITP
- the dhaL gene encoding dihydroxyacetone kinase subunit DhaL, with protein sequence MTKLFNDPATFSDDMLVGFLDAFSPWVVGVPGGCIRAQAPAAGKVAVIVGGGSGHYPAFCGVVGPGYADGAVVGNVFTSPSATECYSVASAAHVGGGVLIMAGNYAGDVLNFDEARDRLRSEGIAAETLYITDDVASAGPDAIEQRRGIAGDCIVFKCASAAAEAGYNLDEVVRVAAKANTVTRSMGLGLDGCTLPGAPDALFHVPDGKMGVGLGIHGEPGISEEPLPSAREVADLLVDRCLAEAPTTHSGRIAVILNGLGATKYEELFVVWGQVAKRLRDAGYTIVDPDVGELVTSLDMAGLSLTIAWLDDELEQFWRAPANTPAYRKGGIDLAGNRREVQATHTASSAVSKGSTAAQELANKAVEALDAIARTMRAHERELADLDTVAGDGDHGRGMVKGSTFALEAAQAARDHGAGIGGVMAAAGDAFGSRAGGTSGALWGAGLTAFGQVFDDQADSFDPSLAVTAIRAMRDAIQYRGGASLGDKTMLDALSPFVDALTAALPDKGLVTAWTDAATIATQAAESTVALRPKRGRARPLAERSLGHADPGATSMALALTAIASISTD
- a CDS encoding bifunctional adenosylcobinamide kinase/adenosylcobinamide-phosphate guanylyltransferase, with the translated sequence MTVRLHLVVGGQSSGKSAWAEKTVLAATEEWLRPVIICPCIAFDDGMKQRIQAHQEARHERWLTVETFDITHVFDQIDPDVPVLVDAVDTWLSQRAYELGLDQADPTDEIARSRSLIDEASRFGELAKERIAPTVVIAGVPGMGLVPLGTETRRLVDLHGRITQALHPDLVTWVHAGRVIAQG
- a CDS encoding aminotransferase class I/II-fold pyridoxal phosphate-dependent enzyme; its protein translation is MPVIHGGTDAGPPVRFDLSTNANPLGPSPFAMRAMQAPISAYPDPSYAATRHAIAHHTGFSFDEIVVGAGATELIYRVVLARSGPVQYPVPGFGEYGGAADLFHRSTTPFPGHPQDGEYTLIPKGVAFITQPGSPDGLWRDNDWCEQLQDDADHRDTWIVWDMAYAPLCAPSVIHLKPFSEQSILLFAPNKAHGCTGLRAGWLRAPKIIAEQLRALQMSWICSTPGEQFLREQASSEADSWVTECNITLQRMGERLATVLSQKGWPTHKGHTPWILTKPKTPTSSQTLRSAFGVQVRDLTSQGMPGWWRIGVPHPDDLDTVLTIFNDLP
- the cbiB gene encoding adenosylcobinamide-phosphate synthase CbiB; the encoded protein is MGTPPSPLPVLLGAITLDQIIGEPPVSVHPVVAIGWVADQVERFIMRPDEPLPLPVLRGGLGWIAGLSVCTTAGYMVAKAPRAVQAIALWTLFSHKMLVDEVSAVEEALDDDVQAGRDRVAMLVSRDTSALTPAQVRGAAIESLAENLSDSVTAPLFWWAIGGIPAASAYRWINTADARFGYRDSRWEYLGKVAARMDDLANVIPARLTGLILAQGWRLIAKARPDISATPSPNAGWPMAVMAHYLDTRLEKVGVYTLNASGHEPAQGDIRKAVKRVQLGGAMIGVVTGALAYWRSRACR
- the cobO gene encoding cob(I)yrinic acid a,c-diamide adenosyltransferase, translating into MSRQPQPKTEKRYPPRATPLILVNTGTAKGKSSSSFGVLLRAWGQGYRCGVYQFLKSGKWPLGERKAAELLNDAEQGGTIDWFSCGDGWTWTSRDITETEDLAREGWEEVKRRIADESYEFLLLDEFTYPLHYGWVDMDEVVDVFTHRPGFQHIFITGRYAPDRLIELADLVTEMHPIKHPLERGIKAQPGIEW
- a CDS encoding GGDEF domain-containing protein, with protein sequence MATTPSTLRIPVTLGAVLVVLAASSVLPWVSSTAIQYSLLTIMFLSLAYRVIVGPARLVYGAAFIALSIFFFWQIFAYTLFPQYKFIISSISPILAYGFTIFCVEIVQHFRWRTTLFNTTSTAILLAALLFVQLWEGESFRATFMFAAMNYLLVIWLFGKALEIRPWSKKTPPGIRMLDTGFIFLTASTGIYILAHVAPNHPIYIWSTTYGIADVLVNIALVCIALTAISGCSLTLPRDTVVRYGFGQDITLAFVPLLLGISGTSSISVVSQVILGTAALISTVMLLVEIDNLQHRLHVTNKRVKSIAITDRVTGLPNRYALPTFADNTIVNATIIDVIGLRLVNTTYGYEVGDNVLKEFAQRLIARVEDRGIVLRSSGNEFIVLWTRKVLDIESRLRSTIAIPYEIEDERIYLSLECGFSDAANQPLSVLVNEAYRAKERERQAL
- a CDS encoding diguanylate cyclase domain-containing protein; this encodes MPIRLLLVQSAICLFWIFFLASGINPINLPLLIAFGMWPIVGLISDAKVPIRDIIPILTLLIVGYAAWLTGWQPESITFTGISTIIFLLAWIEGTRKNTETQVGAFCLGLVLYSPLAIITISAIFGVFSIWPAAMGLTVLGGALIYALRDGWSVTAAITGVTILRINGLAMLLLPVAFITDPTSIYGVHIQILGIGGAASLIVMTRQQLLFRRKLIAATYELSTYMQRDQLTGLFTWVGLVDRLNELKRETWFVICVDINGFNAINVAHGFEVGDNLLRHIGSELPGQWPQALHARVGGDYFVSVFPTNDGVDARTYTQAFEAMASAFNPDITVRATAGRSLPGTQDVIEELLAQSDLDMAKRRLDIRKAPRLRTTS
- the uvrA gene encoding excinuclease ABC subunit UvrA; translated protein: MLDHSTPIPDSSTRTITVQGAREHNLQNVDLTIPRDALVVFSGLSGSGKSSLAFDTIYAEGQRRYVESLSAYARQFLGQMDKPDVDFIEGLSPAISIDQKTTSKNPRSTVGTITEVYDYLRLLYARIGKPHCPECNRPITQQSAQEIADQLLAFPEGTRYLIMAPVVRGKKGNHQTLMADLSSKGYARARVDGEIISLAEPPELARYEQHTIEVVLDRLVAKAGIDRRVTDSVEQALALGDGLIAVQTVPRDDDTPESFLFSEHLACPYDGLSFDKLAPRSFSFNTPYGACADCDGLGIRKEVDPELLIAGEDTPLNEGAIIPFDTGMTKRYFAQVMAALAKELGFDPATPWSELDPDVQQILLYGYEPTLTVAMKNRFGRRRTYSANFEGAIPWVTRQYQETDVDSRRERFEAYFRDVPCTSCHGARLAPLPLHVRINDHSIADVADMPINESVAFFQQLVLSDRERQIAEPILKEINDRLAFLADVGLTYLTLSRSAGTLAGGEAQRIRLATQIGSGLVGCLYVLDEPSIGLHQRDNERLIGTLLRLRDLGNTVLVVEHDRATLEHADHIVEIGPGAGEHGGTIVHNGSFAELMENPASITAKHLREELSVVVPEQRRPVKKKHAIRVVGAAEHNLQSVDVDFPLGVFCAVTGVSGSGKSTLVNDILKAVLLRELNGTRIVPGKFKRVTGLDLVDKVVGIDQSPIGRTPRSNPVTYTGAFDHIRKLFAATTEAKVRGYQPGRFSFNVKGGRCEHCRGDGTITIDMQFLPDIAVVCEVCDGARYNRETLSVHYKGKTIADVLQMPIEEANAFFANQTTIANHLQTLVDVGLGYVRLGQSATTLSGGEAQRVKLASELRKRATGQTVYILDEPTTGLHMEDVRRLLEVLHRLVDKGNTVIVIEHDLDVIKTADWIIDMGPEGGSGGGTVVATGTPETIARTEGSHTGRFLRPLLPALSNEG